In a single window of the Drosophila albomicans strain 15112-1751.03 chromosome 3, ASM965048v2, whole genome shotgun sequence genome:
- the LOC117571108 gene encoding uncharacterized protein LOC117571108 isoform X1 — translation MVDQLHDDDWINIVRYLTLRDQLSLMCTCQYFENIVKKSWQCTAMAEVDADVLQVFKKKPQRMHCFLQLASKSLKKLILRGAELELLLPSWKIYDFQQLHSLDCHVWCVHSFDQTTLLLAQIFPNVTELNIKDMSGGHGIWNFKRVQELTLNSTSLNAPVLDRIFAKMPLRRLSLFPFFSSQLDDLSLVHRCTTLKEFVIHDFNLKFDMLRSLLNLPNFYRLTLYTREYYENYMRNLRALEQEYRVTSLIFRACFWFFPNVSSYIVRFKNLRRLVMLDDDIDNCQLMLICSQLKHLESLHLMQISESFSASDFWNMVDACNSLKEVSISFNDLEPNFLEESKKLIDGVFVSRNSPLTLHVYNTILDLDVQETLDALQHPLLEISFDEVLIETLATAPDAFIETEFVPNELYSTHKGAPN, via the exons atgGTTGACCAACTCCATGATGATGACTGGATAAATATTGTAAGGTATCTAACCCTAAGAGATCAATTATCGTTAATGTGTACATGCCAGTACTTTGAGAACATTGTTAAAAAGAGCTGGCAATGCACGGCCATGGCAGAAGTGGACGCGGACGTTCTGCAAGTGTTCAAAAAGAAGCCGCAACGAATGCACTGCTTTCTGCAGTTAGCCAGTAAATCACTGAAGAAACTAATTCTACGCGGCGCTGAACTAGAACTATTGCTGCCATCTTGGAAGATCTACGACTTTCAGCAACTGCACAGCTTGGACTGCCATGTTTGGTGTGTGCACAGTTTCGACCAGACTACATTGCTGCTCGCTCAAATATTTCCCAATGTCACCGAACTCAACATTAAGGACATGAGTGGTGGCCATGGCATCTGGAACTTTAAACGCGTGCAGGAGCTAACATTGAATTCCACTTCATTGAATGCACCAGTGCTGGATCGCATTTTTGCCAAGATGCCGTTGCGCAGACTGTCGCTATTTCCATTCTTTAGCTCCCAGTTGGATGACCTTTCACTTGTCCATAGATGCACAACATTGAAAGAGTTTGTCATTcatgatttcaatttgaagttCGATATGTTGCGGAGTTTGCtaaatttgccaaatttctATCGATTAACTTTATACACCCGAGAATATTACGAAAACTATATGCGTAATTTGAGGGCATTGGAACAAGAATATCGAGTGACATCTCTGATATTTAGAGCATGCTTCTGGTTCTTTCCCAATGTCAGCTCGTATATTGTTCGCTTCAAGAATCTTCGACGTCTGGTCATGCTGGATGATGATATCGATAATTGTCAGCTAATGCTCATTTGCTCTCAACTGAAACATTTGGAGTCATTGCACTTAATGCAGATTAGCGAATCCTTCTCTGCCAGCGATTTCTGGAATATGGTCGACGCTTGCAATTCTTTGAAGGAAGTCAGCATATCGTTCAACGATTTGGAACCAAATTTCTTGGAGGAGAGCAAGAAACTTATTGATGGAGTGTTCGTGAGTCGCAATTCGCCTCTGACGCTTCACGTGTATAACACTATTTTGGACCTTGATGTGCAGGAG ACTCTCGATGCACTGCAGCATCCGCTGCTGGAGATTTCGTTTGATGAAGTGCTGATTGAAACATTGGCAACAGCACCTGACGCATTTATAGAAACCGAATTTGTACCTAACGAATTGTATTCAACACATAAAGGAGCACCCAACTAA
- the LOC117571108 gene encoding uncharacterized protein LOC117571108 isoform X2: protein MVDQLHDDDWINIVSSYIVRFKNLRRLVMLDDDIDNCQLMLICSQLKHLESLHLMQISESFSASDFWNMVDACNSLKEVSISFNDLEPNFLEESKKLIDGVFVSRNSPLTLHVYNTILDLDVQETLDALQHPLLEISFDEVLIETLATAPDAFIETEFVPNELYSTHKGAPN, encoded by the exons atgGTTGACCAACTCCATGATGATGACTGGATAAATATTGTAAG CTCGTATATTGTTCGCTTCAAGAATCTTCGACGTCTGGTCATGCTGGATGATGATATCGATAATTGTCAGCTAATGCTCATTTGCTCTCAACTGAAACATTTGGAGTCATTGCACTTAATGCAGATTAGCGAATCCTTCTCTGCCAGCGATTTCTGGAATATGGTCGACGCTTGCAATTCTTTGAAGGAAGTCAGCATATCGTTCAACGATTTGGAACCAAATTTCTTGGAGGAGAGCAAGAAACTTATTGATGGAGTGTTCGTGAGTCGCAATTCGCCTCTGACGCTTCACGTGTATAACACTATTTTGGACCTTGATGTGCAGGAG ACTCTCGATGCACTGCAGCATCCGCTGCTGGAGATTTCGTTTGATGAAGTGCTGATTGAAACATTGGCAACAGCACCTGACGCATTTATAGAAACCGAATTTGTACCTAACGAATTGTATTCAACACATAAAGGAGCACCCAACTAA